The Vitis vinifera cultivar Pinot Noir 40024 chromosome 8, ASM3070453v1 genome segment tttttatatttatccatATTTAATATGTATAACTATTATAATATGTTCAACTAATATAACAATTAAATGGATAacaaattaagtttattttaacaaaaaataacaccATTTAATTgtcataataaaatataatattagttaATTAAATGGTtacaatatattaatttaattgtaaatCAAATTATTGCAACATATCACTGTGCTAACAAACTAGGTTAGTATACCAAATTACGATTGTGTAAACCATATACATAAGATTGaaaactttatatatatgtacTCTTGTACATTTCCTATGGGAAATACTTCACCAAATTGTTGATTCCCAAATTCTAAAGTCATACATCACCTGTGTTGCAAATATAAGAGTCACCCACATAGAGATGTGGTTTGAGTTGTTGCCACTGATGAAGGAATCCAATGACACAAATCTTCCAAAGTGAGTCACAGTATCAATCAATCATCAACAAGGTTCCTTTAACTCTGCCTCAAAGGAAGTTTTCATTTCCATTGACTCCAATATCAATGAAAAACCAAAGTTCAAAACTCAAAGATGAGGTGAATCATGGCCTTTGTTCTGGAGCTCTTATGGAACTCGCAAGGTGATTCATGGGATCATTTCAaccctttcttcttcctcatAATGGCTAAAACAATGGTGGTTAACAATAAATTGTGTCATgcatcatttttctatttttccatatttgtgtatcataatttttttatatcataaaaaaaatgcatatatattGGAAGCATAAAGTATAGAGTCACAAGGATTTAAAGAGTTGAAATATAATAGCATATGAACACATTGATAACTTAATTATGTTATAATATTCCTAATTTATTAtccaaataattataatattagacaaaaaattctataaaaaatgaattaaaagcataaattagaaattaaaagcAAGATAAATTAAGAATTTATGAAAGTCATACCTTCTGTTATTGTTGTATTCTTCTTACTATGTAACAATTTAGATATCATATTAATCAAAgataaacacacacacacatatatatgtgtgtgtgtgtgtatatgtattataacatttttattttggtaaataATTACTAAATATGATAGAAGTTTGTTATGTTACTTTTTTGAGCTCATCTAATTGTACTTATTGTtcttataattttcattatttttatccacaattttTTTGAGCTTTTTAACCAGCCTATTAATCATATGGCTGAGTACCAATCCAAGATCCCAAGTACAATGTACCTTGGGGCCTCTCGATTCAATGAAGGAGACTGTGACTTTAAACCATGATTCCAAATAGACTCTAATGGAACAGTATACCAAATTAACAATTGAGGAATGCACATGTAATTCcaagtacaattttttttcctaaaaattaaaGAGTATCAACCATGTGATGCATGCTGTGGCAACATAGGGCAAGACAAGAAACTCACCTTACCCAGCGTGACTAAGACAATTACCAATAGTCCCCACAGGAACAAGCCCCTTCCTTGAAGTGGTGAAACCGATTTGCATCTCGGACAATAATCACCCTCCCTGCTATTTCTGACACCAACTTACAGAATGTATGGCAGTCACCACATACCCTAAGATTCTTTATAATCCTGATTGAAGTGTGCTCAGGTGTCGCAATAAGGCCGAATGCAATTGCCAACTTCTCACTATGTGTGTACAAGATTCCTATCTTCAGTTCCTCATCCACATCATGTAACACAAAATTTGTATCAGGGACATAACCAACCAACTCCAGCTTGTTACTCAAACTCTTCAGCATCTCATATATCTCCTTTGACCTGGGATGGGTAGTATCTCCAACACTAAATTGATGACTCTTATTATCCACCTCAATCCAAGTCCAACCAGGAGTTTTTTTCAATCTCCTTTGGGACATTAGGTCCCTAATCTTGGCTACATCTTCCCACCTACCTGCATTCGCATAAATATTTGAAAGCAGTACGTAGTGGCCTGGATTCTGGGACTGTAGTTCAAGAAGGGATGTAGCTGCCTTTTCTGCTAGCACTACGTCTTTATGTGTCCGGCATGCCCCTAGAAAAGCACCCCATAGCCCCTCATCTTTCTCAATAGTCATACTCTTGATCAATTTGAATGCCTCATCAAGTCTCCCAGCACGGCCCAAGAGATCAACAACACAAGTATAGTGTTTCACATCTGTTCTCACAGAGTAATCTTCCCACATCGAGGAGAAAAATCGAAGGCCCTCTTCAACCAGACCTGCATGACTGCAAGCATATAACAGAGAAGCCAAGGTGATCTTATCAGGTAACATCCCACTGCTCAGCATCATACGGAACAAATCAAGAGCCTTTCTGCCTTGTCCATGATACCCATAAGCTGCAATCATTGCACTCCAGGATATAACGTTCTTTTCTTCCATCCTATCAAAGATTTCTCTTGCAGACTCAACACACCCACACTTAGCATACATATCAATCATTGCCGTCCCCAATATGACATCCAATTGAAACTTCTTTCTCTGTATATAATCATCAATTATTCTAGCCTTATGCATCGCCCCTAACTTCGCACAAGCAAAGACAACTGTCACCATAGCAACCTTATCAGGGACAACACcctcttctctcattttttcaaacaaaaccaACGACTCATTAGCTTTCCCACACTCGGCATACCCACCAATCATCACCGTCCAAGTTACAAGATCCCTCTCCTGCATTTTATCAAACAGAAAGCGAGCGTCCTCAATTTCCCTACATTTTACATACATGTCCACAAGTGCTGCACATACAAAATGATCCAAATCCAACCCAAATTTATAGACAATGTGATGAATCAATCTACCCATTTGAAGATTTTTCAAATCCCTACAGGCCCTTATTACAAAAGGCAATGTATAATTATCAGGCCGTGCCCCACAACGAATCAGTTCCCTAAATGTGCCAAAGCAATTTATATAATCTCCAACCTTGGCAAACCCACCAACCATTACACTCCAGGAAACTGAATCTCTCACACACATACCATCAAACAAGCCATAAGCATCATCTAGAGCTctataataagaataaaagtaaataagtTTGTTTGCAACAACGATGTTCTCCAGCATTCCATGCACACTCGCTTGGGCATGAACTTGTCTGACTTGTGTGAGGTTTCTACAATTTACCAAGGCagatatataaaatttagggTTTAGACGTTGTAAAAAATGGAATTTCGATGATTCTTCTTCCCGGTTGTGGAGATTTAAGGAGGTTTGACGAAATTGAGTTTCAATGATGGATTCAACTATGGGAATAACAGAATGAGCAGTGCAGCAACCAAGTTTCCCATTCCTTAACGCAATTATGCTGCGGTCCCTCAATTTGAACATGAGACCTTGATCTCTCCGAGTCTACATAACTTCTAACGGTTGGAAAATAATGCTCTCTTAGGAAAACGAGCGGGAaaggagaaattaaattaatctcacttttttttttttttcagattgatataaatattattttttatctatagtaattataaaaataataattgataattttttaatatatggttattgaaaattttaaaaaataataaagaaaagaataatccaaagaaattaaaaatagatttcaaGTTAATGAATTGCTTCAAAATtgtttaacttatttaattgtttaataaaggttaaataattttaaaatatgagtttgtaattaattttaattatattaaaattaaaatcataaaacatcacaagatgttttcaaattacttattttaattcttttcaattatttttacttattttaaagaTTACATTTTCATAGACAAATGATAAATTGAAAACAAGAGTTGTTTAGATTATTTAGTAACAAAATTCCTCGGTTCTAAGAGAGCACTGTTTGGGAAAGAcagaattttgaatatattactAAGCATCTGCGCATCAAAATTGTCAAATTTTCAATTCCCAAATGCTGAAAAACACCTTACAATACACAGCAAATTGCTGAATAACAGAATTCTGAGAATAAGAGTTAAAACCACGAGTATGGAGCTGTCCCTGTACTAACAACTTCTGTTGCTACTCTAGGATTGCTAAATCCCAACTGGGGATTTATTCAATCATTGGCCTGTGACATTCTGAAAATAAGCTTCCAGAGGCCCCCCACAACCAGTGCCGCatccttctattttttcaaattgcAATAATACATCATACAAATACAGTCCCACGGTATTCAGTTGATTTGCGTGAGAGGTGAGCGTGGCAGATGAGGCAGTCTTGTTTCCTTCACTTCAAATGAATCATATGAATGATTTTCCCGAAATTCGTCAAGAAGGGCCTCCATTGGCATGGCTCGAAGCGACTCGATACTCCCTTTGCTTGGAATTTCTGGCTCACTTCTTGTTGGTGTATTTCCAGTTGGCTCATAATCCTGTACAATATAAGAGAATGCATCAGCCAACATAGCAAAATGTcataaaaaccaagaaaaatatgCATACATCGCCAATCAAAGAAAACCATGACACGGTGGACCATCTCATTCACATGGTGAATGGATATGGAAAACAAATTCAAAGGCTTTTATAAGTGCATGACTTGCAcacaaaaccaaaacaaaatgtAACacgggaaaaaaaaattgaaacaaaacaGCGACATCAGTTCTAGTATGCATTGAAGTGCCAAAGCTGAACAAGAAACAAACACAATGGACATATTTTAAAACACTAGTTCCCACAAGTAACATGGCAAACCACATCACAGCCTAAAAATCTGTTGAAGTTGAGAATAATGTGGCTAGAAAAAAGAAGCTGACTTACAGAGAATGTTGAGACAAAATGACTATGACAAGTATATTAAAAGGTTTTACTTGAAACATTCTGATTTGTTCTTTTCCcaacttcttttccttttaaaattatctaaCTTCTTTACTTAGCAGGGTTATATTTATGTTTGCATCTCAAACTTCTAAGTTgtgttatttttgttataacCTCTACACGGATTTTAGTGATCAGGTTTAAGATTCTATATTAATACAAAGCAAAGTTAACAGTAAAAGCAGACTACAGCAGCTCAGGTGGCAACCCCTGAACCATAACATTTACCGGTTTAATAATATTCACAGGAGGATACTGAATTGGAAAATGGATCAACCTACCATATATCTTTGTTGGAAAGTATTGAGTGCCTTCTGTTCAATAGATGCAGCTTGTCCAGAATGGTCCTCATCTAAAATCTTTAGAGTATCTGCATGAGCTTTGACAGTTCCCAATACTTCAGATATACATCCTCGCTCCTGGTCTGACACACCTGTAGGAAGTTCCACAAGTAAACAACATAAGATCTTCAAACACAATATACATATATTGTCCCACAATATGTAAGTTATTAACAACTTAAATTCCATTCAAAATTTACTATTTATCTAACAAAGACCTCCATAAGTTTTTACAACGGAAATGTGGAAAGTGCCAAGAGGCAGAATTTATGTAAAATACTGACACCTGCTCAGGATTCCAGAACCACAATGATCCAACCATTTACGTCAGAATATTGATATGATTTATTATCTAAACTGTAAATCTTATGTTCTCCATAAGTCATTCTATGAGTCCTTTAACATGGATCCTGACCAAATTCAAATCATATTAAGAAAGATTTGGAATCAATTGAAGGGTTGAAAAGAATTCATGAGCTAGGCTTCTAAAATACTCACCATCCAAGTGGTGAAGCATATTTTCACTACTCTTTCCCACATCTTCTTCGACTGCATCCCTTGCAGAACAAACCTCACTATCATGTTGCTGATTACTATCTGAAGCATTCCTGTATTTATCAGCATGAGAAAATGTAACATTGACTCAGGGCATATAAAAGATACAGCTTTGATAAGATTCCATCCAATCAAATTCAAAACCATGTTCAAAGTgtggtaataaaaaaatttgcctCAAGAATTGGCACTCACTTGACAAGTGACAACATAGCTGATACATGTGTGCCACCCATCTCATTCACAGAGTCATGGGTCCTTTTCCAGTGCTTAGAAGCTGTTTCAGCCGTGCTTACACTgaggataaaaatgaaaagacaaCAAAATATGCTTATAAATTTGAAACTATTATAAGGATGGTAAGGTTAAAGGTCATAGCAGATATAGATGGACACAAACTCAGCAAACTTATTCAGAAGAACCTTCTTTTGGCAGGTAGATTGGACAAACTTACCACTGCTGCAGGAGTAACTCCATACGACAGTGCTTTGCAGCAGCAAAAACAGCACTATCTTTGGCATCATTCTCCGCTTCCA includes the following:
- the LOC104880153 gene encoding pentatricopeptide repeat-containing protein At2g33760 encodes the protein MFKLRDRSIIALRNGKLGCCTAHSVIPIVESIIETQFRQTSLNLHNREEESSKFHFLQRLNPKFYISALVNCRNLTQVRQVHAQASVHGMLENIVVANKLIYFYSYYRALDDAYGLFDGMCVRDSVSWSVMVGGFAKVGDYINCFGTFRELIRCGARPDNYTLPFVIRACRDLKNLQMGRLIHHIVYKFGLDLDHFVCAALVDMYVKCREIEDARFLFDKMQERDLVTWTVMIGGYAECGKANESLVLFEKMREEGVVPDKVAMVTVVFACAKLGAMHKARIIDDYIQRKKFQLDVILGTAMIDMYAKCGCVESAREIFDRMEEKNVISWSAMIAAYGYHGQGRKALDLFRMMLSSGMLPDKITLASLLYACSHAGLVEEGLRFFSSMWEDYSVRTDVKHYTCVVDLLGRAGRLDEAFKLIKSMTIEKDEGLWGAFLGACRTHKDVVLAEKAATSLLELQSQNPGHYVLLSNIYANAGRWEDVAKIRDLMSQRRLKKTPGWTWIEVDNKSHQFSVGDTTHPRSKEIYEMLKSLSNKLELVGYVPDTNFVLHDVDEELKIGILYTHSEKLAIAFGLIATPEHTSIRIIKNLRVCGDCHTFCKLVSEIAGRVIIVRDANRFHHFKEGACSCGDYW